CTCGTAGTAGGCGCGGTTGGCGCGGCGGACCCGGTCGGCGGGGCCCGGCCCCGCGGACGGCACGAGCGCGTGGTCGGTCATCTCCTCGAACAGCCGGTCGGCGACCTCCAGGAACACCGCTTCCTTCGTGGGGAAGTAGGTGTAGAAGGAGCCGTAGGCGACGCCCGCGTGCCGGGTGATGTGCGTGACCCGGGTCTCCAGGAAGCCGCGCTCCTCGAACACCTCGCGGGCGGCGGCGAGCAGGCGCTCCCTGGTCCGGGCGCCGCGCTCGGTGAGCGGCCGGCCGCCGGGATCGTCGCCGCTGGGCATCGCCGTGGTTCCTCTCGCCGGGGGTTGACAGGCCGGGGAACGGTAATCGAGCATCAGGCAAGTTGATATGACTGTCAAGTCAACTTCCGCGGCGCACTCCCGCCGCAAGGAGGTTCCATGAACACCGAGTTCGAACTGGGCGGCATCAACCATCTGGCGCTGGTGTCGTCGGACATGGAACGCACGGTCG
The sequence above is a segment of the Actinomadura coerulea genome. Coding sequences within it:
- a CDS encoding TetR/AcrR family transcriptional regulator → MPSGDDPGGRPLTERGARTRERLLAAAREVFEERGFLETRVTHITRHAGVAYGSFYTYFPTKEAVFLEVADRLFEEMTDHALVPSAGPGPADRVRRANRAYYEAYLRNARMMAIIEQVATFNEEFQELRRKHRASSVGRSARVIARWQREGLVPSDIDAETAAGALATMVDHSLYLWIVQGSDPRGAERLLETLDTLSVRALGLPD